The Nitrospinaceae bacterium genomic sequence ATCCATACATCAACAAGAACGACGTCAGGCATTTCAGCGCGCGCCAAATCAAGGGCAATCTCCCCGGAAATGGCCTTGAGGGTGGCGTAGCCCTCGTCCTCTAGAATTCCCTCAAGACTAGAGAGAATGCTCTCTTCATCGTCAACAATCAGGACTTGTCCTTTATCCAATCGCGACCGTCCTTTCAAGAAGCTCTAGAGTGGGCGATGAGGAGATTAGCGGCAAACTGACTCGAAAGATAGAGCCTTGGGGATGGTTGTCCCGGACAGTAATTTCACCGTTGTGGTCGTCGATAATTCTGTGGCATATGGCGAGTCCAAGGCCGGAGCCGTTATATTTTGTAGAGAAATAAGGCGAAAAAATGTGTTCCTTGTTTTCTTGTGGTATCCCCTTGCCTTCATCGCAAATTTCAATAACGAGTTGGCTGCGTTCAACATCGGTTTGCGCGCGGAGTTTCACCGTACCACCAGCTTCAATCGAATCGAAAGCGTTTTCGAGTAAATTGATTAAAACGCGTTGAATTTGATCCGGATCCGCCATGATGGATGGCAACTCTCCCTTGATATCTTTCTGAAGCGGAATGTCGCTTTGTCTTCCTCTGTATAGATTAGCTGCCTGCTCGATCAAGGGGCCCATTTCGCAGGGGCGCAGACGAGGTTCAGGCAAACGGGCGAAACGACTAAATTCGTTCACAAGTTCCATCAGGCCTTGAACTTGCGAAATAATCGTATCTGTCGCTATTTCGAACACCTCGGGGAAATCGACTGCATTTTGGTCGAATTTCCGGCGCATGCGCTCTGTGGATAATTGAATCGGCGTTAGAGGATTTTTTATCTCGTGAGCAATTCCTTGGGCCACCTCTCGCCAAGCGGCAACTTTCTGCGCTCGAATGAGGGTGGAGAGATTGTCGAAAACCACAACGGCTCCCAAGTGATTGCCATCAGCTCCCTCGAGCAAGGTGAGACTTGCACGTAGGGTTATTAATTGGCCGTCAATCAAAACGTCTACTTGCTCTGAAATACTTTTGCGATTTTTTGTTCCCAACATCCGCATGAGACGCCGAAAAGGATCTAGGTGCTGGGCCTTAAACACCCGGGGGAAAGGAAGTCCAAAGGCTGTTTCGGGCTGAATACGAAGCAACTCACCTGCCGCTTTATTCAGGATCGTAACCCTTCCCTTTCGGTTGATGGACACAACCCCAGCGCCAATATTTTCGAGCATGGCCTCCATGTACCGGCGTCTGCGGTCAATTTCTGAGCTTGAGCGTTGCAAATCCATGGTGGCTTCTTCAATTTTCTGCTTGTTGGTTTTGAGCTCTTGGGTCATGTTGTTAAAAGCATCCACAAGTATTCCAACCTCGCCATCTGCCTCGGCATCAACCCGGTAGTCCAAATCTCCTTCTGAAACAGCCCGTGTACCCTCGGCCAACTCTTCAATAGGCACGGTAATTCCACGGGCGAGATAAAATCCAAACCATATGGCAGCAAACAAAATTAAAAGCGTAATGAGAAAAAACGTTATTATGTAGCTGGCTTTTATCGGATTTTTAGAAAGCTCAATTTCTTTGTAGTCCTCATAGGCATTGATGATGCCTGCCACTTTCGCAGCAAGGCGCTCCGGGATGTACCTCGAAACCACGACGAAGCCCGTAATCTTTCCGCCGGATCTGATTGGGTAGATTCCATGGATGGCATCACCTTCCCCCCAACTCTCAACACTTGAGCGGGACTCTCCTTGAAGCACCTTTGCAAAGAAATCTTGAGCAGGAGAAAAAGTTGTAGCCGCAGGTAATTTATCCCTTACGACATAGGCTAGGCTTTTTCGCTTGGAATCGAAAATCTGAATGGCATCCACTCGAAGATTATTTCGAATGCTTTTGATGTAGGCGCTCAAAATATCGATCTTTTTTAGATCTCCCCAGCTGTTGGACTCTATTCCCTTGGAGAGGATTTTTGCGCTCGATAGGGCGGCGCGCTCCGATTCGCTGTAATAGGTCTGCGCAACCTGCAAGGAGCCCTTTAGCGCCCCTTCAACTTTCATGTTGAATAACGTGTT encodes the following:
- a CDS encoding HAMP domain-containing protein — translated: RLYHSSQRRTGGIRLQVKLIASFVGFTLVPSVALFVIASGLINQSFNTLFNMKVEGALKGSLQVAQTYYSESERAALSSAKILSKGIESNSWGDLKKIDILSAYIKSIRNNLRVDAIQIFDSKRKSLAYVVRDKLPAATTFSPAQDFFAKVLQGESRSSVESWGEGDAIHGIYPIRSGGKITGFVVVSRYIPERLAAKVAGIINAYEDYKEIELSKNPIKASYIITFFLITLLILFAAIWFGFYLARGITVPIEELAEGTRAVSEGDLDYRVDAEADGEVGILVDAFNNMTQELKTNKQKIEEATMDLQRSSSEIDRRRRYMEAMLENIGAGVVSINRKGRVTILNKAAGELLRIQPETAFGLPFPRVFKAQHLDPFRRLMRMLGTKNRKSISEQVDVLIDGQLITLRASLTLLEGADGNHLGAVVVFDNLSTLIRAQKVAAWREVAQGIAHEIKNPLTPIQLSTERMRRKFDQNAVDFPEVFEIATDTIISQVQGLMELVNEFSRFARLPEPRLRPCEMGPLIEQAANLYRGRQSDIPLQKDIKGELPSIMADPDQIQRVLINLLENAFDSIEAGGTVKLRAQTDVERSQLVIEICDEGKGIPQENKEHIFSPYFSTKYNGSGLGLAICHRIIDDHNGEITVRDNHPQGSIFRVSLPLISSSPTLELLERTVAIG